One Brassica napus cultivar Da-Ae chromosome C4, Da-Ae, whole genome shotgun sequence genomic region harbors:
- the LOC125585239 gene encoding ABC transporter G family member 31 — MAAAWNGSEYFDIDVETGRQSFARPSNAETVEQDEEDLRWAAVGRLPSQRQGSHLAVLRRSQTSQAQTSGYADGNVVQTIDVRKLDRSDREMVVRQALATSDQDNYKLLSAIKERLDRVGMEVPKIEVRFEHLNVEAEVQAGTRALPTLVNVSRDFIERLLSSLRIMKTRKHKLTILKDISGIIKPGRMTLLLGPPGSGKSTLLLALAGKLDKSLKNSGNITYNGENLDEFHVKRTSAYISQTDNHIAELTVRETLDFAARCQGASEGFAGYMKDLTRLEKERGIHPSSEIDAFMKAASVSGSKHSVSTDYVLRVLGLDVCSDTMVGNDMMRGVSGGQRKRVTTGEMTVGPRKTLFMDEISTGLDSSTTFQIVKCVRNFVHLMDGTVLMALLQPAPETFDLFDDLILLSEGYMVYQGPRQDVVGFFESLGFRLPPRKGVADFLQEVTSKKDQAQYWADPSKPYQFIPVSDIAAAFRNSNYGYAADSKLATPFDKSSADPSALCRTQFAISGWENLKVCFEREILLINRHRFLYTFRTCQVAFVGFVTATVFLRTRLHPTNEAYGNEYLSCLFFGLVHMMFNGFSELPLMISRLPVFYKQRDNSFHPAWSWSIASWILRVPYSILEAVVWTCVVYYSVGLAPSAGRFFRYMLLLFSVHQMALGLFRMLASVARDMVIANTFGSASILAVFLLGGFVIPKDDIKPWWTWGFWISPLSYGQRAIAVNEFTATRWMEPSAISNTTIGFNFLKLRSFPTNDNWYWIGVGVLICYALLFNNIVTLALAYLNPLKKARAVVLEDLNEETQTASVSNARQGRNEKKGMILPFKPLTMTFHNVNYYVDMPKEMRSQGVPETRLQLLSNVSGVFSPGVLTALVGSSGAGKTTLMDVLAGRKTGGYTEGDIRISGYQKEQQTFARISGYVEQNDIHSPQVTVEESLWFSARLRLPKEISKEKKKEFVEEVMRLVELDSLRYALVGLPGTTGLSTEQRKRLTIAVELVANPSIIFMDEPTSGLDARAAAIVMRTVRNTVDTGRTVVCTIHQPSIDIFEAFDELLLMKRGGQVIYGGKLGEHSQVMVDYFQGINGVPGISSGYNPATWMLEVTTPSLEEKYSMDFADLYKKSEQFREVEANIKQLSVPPEGSEPIKFDSIYSQNQLSQFLLCLWKQNLVYWRSPEYNLVRLIFTTVAAIILGTVFWDIGSKRTSTQDLVTIMGALYSACLFLGVSNASSVQPIVSIERTVFYREKAAGMYGPIPYAAAQGLVEIPYILTQTILYGVITYFTIGFERTLSKFVLYLVFMFLTFTYFTFYGMMAVGLTPNQHLAAVISSAFYSLWNLLSGFLVQKPLIPVWWIWFYYICPVAWTLQGVILSQLGDVESIIKEPMFHGTVKQFIEQYFGFKPDMIGVSAAVLVGFCALFFSGFALSVKFLNFQRR; from the exons ATGGCGGCTGCGTGGAACGGGAGTGAGTATTTCGACATCGACGTTGAGACAGGTAGACAATCGTTCGCGCGGCCGTCGAACGCCGAGACAGTTGAACAGGACGAAGAAGATCTGAGATGGGCCGCCGTAGGAAGGTTACCGTCGCAGAGACAAGGGAGCCATCTCGCGGTTCTGCGTCGGTCGCAAACGTCGCAGGCGCAGACTTCTGGTTACGCAGACGGGAACGTCGTGCAGACCATTGACGTTAGGAAGCTTGATCGTTCTGATCGTGAGATGGTTGTTCGTCAAGCTCTTGCCACTAGCGATCAGGATAATTACAAGCTCCTCTCTGCCATTAAAGAACGTCTCGATag AGTTGGAATGGAAGTTCCCAAGATTGAAGTCCGGTTTGAGCATTTGAATGTTGAAGCTGAGGTTCAAGCTGGTACAAGAGCTTTACCTACTTTGGTTAACGTATCTCGTGATTTCATTGAG CGTCTCTTAAGCAGCTTGAGGATAATGAAGACTAGAAAACACAAGCTAACTATCTTGAAAGATATCAGTGGGATTATCAAACCAGGAAG GATGACTTTGCTATTAGGACCACCCGGTTCGGGGAAGTCGACTTTACTTCTTGCTCTTGCAGGGAAGCTTGATAAAAGTTTGAAG aATTCAGGTAACATCACTTACAATGGAGAGAATCTTGATGAGTTCCATGTAAAAAGGACTTCAGCATATATTAGTCAAACAGATAATCACATTGCTGAACTCACTGTTCGTGAAACACTTGATTTTGCTGCGAGATGTCAGGGTGCAAGCGAAGGATTTGCAG GTTACATGAAAGATCTAACCCGATTAGAGAAAGAGAGGGGTATACATCCCTCTTCTGAAATTGATGCTTTCATGAAG GCTGCTTCTGTCAGTGGTAGTAAGCATAGTGTTTCCACGGATTATGTGCTTAGAGTGCTTGGTCTTGATGTATGTTCAGATACAATGGTTGGTAATGATATGATGAGAGGTGTTTCAGGAGGTCAAAGGAAAAGAGTGACAACAG GGGAGATGACTGTTGGTCCAAGAAAGACTTTGTTTATGGATGAAATATCTACTGGTCTTGATAGCTCAACAACTTTCCAGATTGTGAAATGTGTCAGAAACTTTGTCCATCTAATGGATGGAACGGTTCTCATGGCACTTCTTCAGCCTGCACCGGAAACATTTGATCTCTTTGACGATTTGATCCTCCTATCAGAAGGTTACATGGTTTATCAAGGTCCTCGTCAAGATGTGGTTGGATTTTTCGAGTCTCTAGGATTCCGTCTCCCACCACGTAAAGGTGTTGCAGATTTTCTCCAAGAG GTGACGTCCAAAAAGGATCAAGCTCAGTACTGGGCAGATCCTTCTAAGCCTTATCAATTCATTCCTGTCTCGGACATAGCAGCTGCGTTCCGCAACTCGAATTACGGGTATGCAGCAGATTCAAAGCTTGCAACACCATTTGATAAGTCATCTGCGGATCCTTCAGCTTTGTGCCGAACACAGTTTGCCATATCAGGATGGGAGAACCTTAAAGTTTGCTTCGAACGAGAGATACTATTGATCAACCGGCACAGGTTTCTTTACACTTTCAGGACATGTcag GTTGCATTTGTGGGATTTGTGACAGCCACGGTGTTTTTGAGAACTAGATTACACCCAACAAACGAAGCATATGGAAACGAGTATCTGTCTTGTCTTTTCTTTGGCCTAGTACACATGATGTTCAATGGTTTCTCTGAACTGCCTCTCATGATATCGCGTCTCCCAGTTTTCTACAAGCAAAGGGATAACTCGTTTCATCCAGCTTGGTCCtggtctattgctagctggatCTTGCGTGTGCCTTACTCTATCCTTGAAGCTGTTGTCTGGACTTGTGTGGTATACTATAGTGTGGGACTTGCTCCCTCAGCAGGCAG gTTTTTCCGATACATGTTACTCCTCTTCTCGGTGCATCAAATGGCTCTAGGTTTGTTTCGTATGCTGGCTTCTGTAGCAAGGGACATGGTCATTGCTAATACATTCGGATCTGCATCAATCTTGGCAGTGTTCTTGCTTGGAGGATTCGTTATTCCAAAAG atgatattaaaccctGGTGGACTTGGGGTTTTTGGATATCACCTTTATCATATGGGCAACGTGCCATTGCGGTCAATGAATTCACAGCCACGAGGTGGATGGAG CCATCAGCTATATCGAATACTACAATTGGATTCAACTTTCTCAAGCTACGAAGTTTCCCCACAAATGACAACTGGTATTGGATTGGAGTTGGTGTACTCATTTGTTATGCACTTCTCTTCAACAACATTGTTACTCTCGCCTTGGCTTACCTTAACC CTCTAAAAAAGGCTCGAGCAGTTGTTTTAGAAGATCTCAATGAAGAAACCCAGACTGCTTCTGTATCAAATGCAAGACAAGGAAGAAATGAGAAGAAAGGAATGATTCTTCCGTTCAAACCATTAACAATGACTTTCCACAATGTTAACTATTATGTTGACATGCCAAAA GAAATGCGTTCTCAAGGTGTACCAGAGACAAGACTACAACTGTTATCAAACGTGAGTGGAGTCTTCTCCCCTGGCGTTCTTACAGCTTTAGTTGGATCAAGTGGTGCCGGAAAAACTACATTGATGGATGTTCTTGCGGGTCGAAAGACCGGTGGATATACCGAGGGAGATATCAGAATCTCTGGTTACCAAAAAGAACAACAAACATTCGCTAGAATCTCTGGATATGTTGAGCAAAATGATATACATTCTCCCCAAGTCACTGTTGAAGAGTCCCTTTGGTTCTCTGCTAGGCTTCGTCTTCCTAAAGAGATcagcaaagaaaagaaaaag GAATTTGTGGAAGAAGTTATGAGACTAGTGGAGCTTGATAGTCTGAGATATGCGTTAGTAGGTTTACCTGGTACAACAGGACTGTCAACAGAACAGAGGAAACGTTTAACAATTGCTGTTGAGTTAGTGGCGAATCCATCGATTATTTTCATGGATGAACCAACATCTGGTCTTGATGCAAGAGCAGCTGCAATTGTTATGAGAACGGTTAGGAACACTGTTGACACTGGTAGAACAGTGGTTTGCACCATTCATCAACCCAGCATTGATATTTTTGAGGCTTTTGACGAG CTGCTTCTGATGAAACGAGGAGGACAGGTTATATATGGTGGGAAGTTAGGTGAACACTCCCAGGTTATGGTAGACTACTTTCAG GGTATTAATGGAGTCCCTGGAATCTCAAGTGGCTACAACCCAGCAACATGGATGCTTGAAGTAACTACACCTTCTTTGGAGGAGAAATATAGCATGGACTTCGCTGATTTATACAAAAAATCTGAACAGTTTAG AGAAGTGGAGGCAAACATCAAGCAACTCAGTGTTCCACCAGAAGGCTCAGAGCCAATAAAATTCGATTCAATATACTCACAAAACCAACTCTCTCAGTTTCTACTCTGCCTCTGGAAACAGAACCTCGTCTACTGGAGAAGTCCAGAATACAATCTTGTGAGATTGATATTCACAACGGTCGCCGCCATTATACTCGGCACGGTCTTCTGGGACATTGGTTCCAAGAGAACTTCCACACAAGATTTGGTCACTATAATGGGAGCACTTTACTCGGCTTGCTTGTTTCTTGGAGTTAGTAATGCTTCATCAGTACAACCGATCGTTTCGATCGAAAGAACGGTTTTCTATAGAGAGAAAGCGGCGGGAATGTATGGTCCAATCCCATATGCAGCAGCTCAAGGGCTTGTGGAGATACCTTACATTCTCACCCAAACCATTCTCTATGGTGTCATCACATACTTCACCATTGGTTTTGAAAGAACGTTGAGTAAGTTTGTTCTCTACTTGGTGTTCATGTTCCTCACTTTCACCTACTTCACCTTCTACGGCATGATGGCGGTTGGTCTCACCCCGAATCAGCACTTAGCCGCTGTTATCTCCTCAGCGTTTTACTCTCTCTGGAATCTCCTATCTGGTTTCCTCGTCCAAAAACCT tTGATTCCAGTGTGGTGGATATGGTTCTATTACATATGTCCAGTGGCGTGGACACTTCAAGGAGTGATCCTTTCACAGCTTGGTGACGTGGAGAGCATCATCAAGGAGCCAATGTTCCATGGCACGGTCAAGCAGTTTATTGAACAGTACTTTGGGTTCAAGCCAGACATGATAGGTGTATCTGCTGCTGTTCTTGTCGGATTTTGCGCTCTCTTCTTCTCTGGATTCGCACTTTCAGTCAAATTCCTCAATTTCCAGAGAAGATAG
- the LOC125585240 gene encoding acyl-lipid omega-3 desaturase (cytochrome b5), endoplasmic reticulum-like, translating to MVVAMDQRSNVNGDSKDERFDPSAQPPFKIGDIRAAIPKHCWVKSPLRSMSYVARDIFSVVALAVAAVYFDSWFFWPLYWAAQGTLFWAIFVLGHDCGHGSFSDIPLLNTAVGHILHSFILVPYHGWRISHRTHHQNHGHVENDESWVPLPEKLYKNLSHSTRMLRYTVPLPMLAYPLYLWYRSPGKEGSHYNPYSSLFAPSERKLIATSTTCWSIVLATLVYLSFLVGPVTVLKVYGVPYIIFVMWLDAVTYLHHHGHDDKLPWYRGKEWSYLRGGLTTVDRDYGIFNNIHHDIGTHVIHHLFPQIPHYHLVDATKAAKHVLGRYYREPKTSGAIPIHLVESLVASIKKDHYVSDTGDIVFYETDPDLYVYASDKSKIN from the exons ATGGTTGTCGCTATGGACCAGCGTAGCAATGTGAACGGAGATTCCAAGGACGAAAGGTTTGATCCGAGCGCACAACCACCGTTTAAGATCGGAGATATAAGGGCTGCGATTCCTAAGCATTGTTGGGTCAAGAGTCCTTTGAGATCCATGAGCTACGTCGCGAGAGACATTTTCTCCGTCGTGGCTCTGGCCGTCGCCGCCGTGTATTTTGATAGCTGGTTCTTCTGGCCTCTTTATTGGGCCGCCCAAGGAACCCTTTTCTGGGCCATCTTCGTACTCGGCCACGACTg TGGACATGGGAGCTTCTCAGACATTCCTCTTCTGAATACTGCGGTTGGTCATATTCTTCATTCCTTCATTCTCGTTCCATACCATGGTTG GAGAATAAGCCATCGGACACACCACCAGAACCATGGCCATGTTGAAAACGACGAGTCTTGGGTTCCG TTGCCAGAAAAATTATACAAGAATTTGTCCCACAGTACACGGATGCTCAGATACACTGTCCCTCTCCCCATGCTCGCTTACCCTCTCTATCTG TGGTACAGAAGTCCTGGTAAAGAAGGGTCACATTATAACCCATACAGTAGTTTATTTGCCCCAAGCGAGAGAAAGCTTATTGCAACTTCAACTACTTGCTGGTCGATCGTGTTGGCCACTCTTGTTTATCTATCATTCCTCGTTGGTCCAGTCACAGTTCTAAAAGTCTATGGTGTTCCTTACATT ATCTTTGTAATGTGGTTGGACGCTGTCACGTACTTGCATCATCATGGTCACGATGATAAGCTGCCTTGGTACAGAGGCAAG gaatGGAGTTATTTACGTGGAGGATTAACAACTGTTGATAGAGATTACGGGATCTTCAACAACATTCATCACGATATTGGAACTCACGTGATCCATCATCTTTTCCCACAAATCCCTCACTATCACTTGGTCGATGCC ACGAAAGCAGCTAAACATGTGTTGGGAAGATACTACAGAGAACCAAAGACGTCAGGAGCAATACCGATCCACTTAGTGGAAAGTTTGGTGGCAAGTATTAAGAAAGATCATTACGTCAGTGACACTGGTGATATTGTCTTCTACGAGACAGATCCAGATCTCTACGTTTATGCTTCTGACAAATCCAAAATCAATTAA